Proteins from a genomic interval of Tenacibaculum sp. SZ-18:
- a CDS encoding sodium:solute symporter family protein, whose translation MKLTLLDYTIIVIFFIISLLIGIRASKSAGKNSSEFFLSGRNMPWWLLGVSMVATTFAADTPGLVTELVRKNGVSGNWVWWAMLLTGMLTVFFYAKLWRKSGISTDLEFYEIRYSGKTAGFLRGFRAIYLGVIFNIITMAGVCLAGAKIAAILLGISQAEMLIYSSIIVVIYSSLGGLKGVLLTDFVQFIIAMIGSVWATIYIVNLPEIGGMNTLLSQSSVATKLDILPDFSNTESLITLFIIPFAVQWWSTWYPGAEPGGGGYIAQRMLAAKDEKNATWATLFFNFAHYALRPWPWIIVGLASLVLFPDVESINQTFPNLTSEMQGEDVAYAAMMTYLPAGLLGIVLTSLIAAFMSTISTQLNWGSSYVVNDFYARFINTNASEKQKVIVGRITTVLLMLAAALFSFYLQSAKGVFDLLLQIGAGTGLLFILRWFWYRINPFSEIAAMLISFLIALFFFLNGKMDEPLVTVSSSVQLITGVVITTVGWIMVTLLTKSSDQETLDNFNRLIFESENKFKNIGSKIIAFLVGTIGIYCVLFATGNWIYGETSKGIIFSILAIVSIIIIQQLWKRKLLE comes from the coding sequence ATGAAACTTACCTTACTTGATTACACCATTATTGTTATCTTTTTCATAATCTCTCTATTAATTGGAATTAGAGCTTCAAAATCCGCAGGAAAAAACAGCTCTGAGTTTTTTTTATCAGGAAGAAATATGCCTTGGTGGTTATTAGGTGTTTCAATGGTAGCAACAACTTTTGCTGCCGATACACCTGGATTAGTTACGGAACTTGTTAGAAAAAATGGAGTTTCAGGAAACTGGGTTTGGTGGGCAATGTTACTTACTGGAATGCTCACAGTTTTCTTTTATGCAAAATTATGGCGAAAATCGGGAATAAGTACCGACTTAGAATTTTATGAGATACGATACTCAGGAAAAACAGCTGGTTTTTTAAGGGGATTCAGAGCCATTTACCTTGGAGTTATCTTCAATATAATTACAATGGCTGGTGTGTGTTTGGCAGGAGCTAAAATTGCAGCTATATTATTAGGGATTTCTCAGGCTGAAATGCTCATATATTCATCTATCATTGTTGTCATTTATTCTTCTCTTGGAGGATTAAAAGGTGTTTTACTTACAGATTTTGTTCAATTTATAATTGCAATGATTGGATCTGTATGGGCAACAATTTATATAGTTAATTTACCAGAAATTGGCGGGATGAATACTCTATTATCACAATCATCTGTAGCAACAAAACTTGACATTTTACCCGACTTTTCAAATACTGAGAGTCTAATCACTTTATTTATTATTCCTTTCGCTGTTCAATGGTGGAGTACTTGGTATCCAGGAGCAGAACCTGGCGGCGGTGGATATATTGCTCAACGAATGCTGGCAGCAAAAGATGAAAAAAATGCAACATGGGCAACATTATTCTTCAATTTTGCTCACTATGCCTTACGCCCGTGGCCATGGATTATTGTTGGTTTAGCATCATTGGTTTTATTTCCAGATGTAGAAAGTATCAATCAAACTTTTCCTAATTTAACTAGTGAAATGCAAGGAGAAGATGTTGCTTACGCAGCCATGATGACTTATCTTCCTGCTGGTTTATTAGGAATTGTACTTACTTCTTTGATAGCAGCCTTTATGAGCACCATCAGTACACAACTAAACTGGGGAAGTTCATATGTAGTAAATGATTTTTATGCTAGGTTTATTAATACAAACGCGTCAGAAAAACAAAAAGTAATAGTCGGAAGAATCACTACAGTATTGCTAATGTTAGCTGCTGCTTTATTCTCTTTTTACTTACAATCCGCAAAAGGAGTTTTCGATTTACTTTTACAAATTGGAGCAGGAACTGGTTTACTTTTTATACTTAGATGGTTTTGGTATAGAATTAATCCATTTAGTGAAATTGCTGCGATGTTGATTTCATTTTTAATTGCTCTTTTCTTTTTCTTAAATGGAAAAATGGATGAACCTTTAGTTACAGTTTCTAGTTCCGTACAATTGATTACTGGAGTTGTAATTACAACTGTAGGATGGATTATGGTCACTTTATTAACTAAGTCGTCAGATCAGGAAACTTTGGATAACTTCAATAGATTAATTTTTGAATCAGAAAACAAATTCAAAAACATTGGTAGTAAAATAATCGCTTTTTTAGTAGGAACAATTGGAATTTACTGTGTTTTATTCGCAACAGGAAATTGGATTTATGGAGAAACATCAAAAGGAATAATATTTTCTATTTTAGCGATAGTTTCAATTATTATAATTCAACAACTTTGGAAAAGAAAACTTTTAGAATAA